A region from the Lolium perenne isolate Kyuss_39 chromosome 4, Kyuss_2.0, whole genome shotgun sequence genome encodes:
- the LOC127294636 gene encoding ABC transporter G family member 50 isoform X2 — MLKNVQDDHHRFLHRQKERVERVDVKLPAIEVRYNNLYVEAECRITNGIHLPTLWNSTKGVYSGLVKLLGLKAERASINILEDVSGIIKPCRLTLLLGPPGCGKSTLLRALAGKLDKSLKVTGDISYNGYQLDEFVPEKTAAYISQYDLHIPDMTVREILDFSARCQGVGRRPEILEEVSVRESAAGIIPDADIDLYMKAIAVESSERSLQTDYILKIMGLEICADTIVGDEMRRGISGGQKKRLTTAELIVGPAKAYFMDEISNGLDSSTTFQIISCFRQLANISEYTLVVSLLQPTPEVFDLFDDLILMAKGRIIYHGPRNEALSFFEECGFKCPERKGVADFLQEILSWKDQQQYWSGPNESYIYISPDELSSMFKENHIGRKVEEPCIPQKSKFGKEALALNKYSLQKLEMFKACGAREALLMKRSMFIYVFKTGQLAVVALMTMFMFYRTRMTTDLTHANYYMGALYYSLFMIMLNGIPEMSMQIARLPSFNKQKSYNFYPSWAYAIPASIIKVPVSVLNSLVWICITYYGIGYTSTVSRFFCQLLILCLFHQSVTSLYRFMASYFQRPITSFFYVFLVVFLLLVFGGFILPKSSMPGWLNWGFWVSPLAYAQISIAINEFLSPRWQKETIQNITIGNEALINHGQYYSWYFYWISVGALLGCIILFNTAFGLALTYITPIEASHGSTPRKSLYQRQEKDLVQKEFDDHSNTPKEAKMAIPVTQLAITFCDLNYHVDTPPEMLKQGYPGRRLQLLESLTGALRPGVLSALMGVSGAGKTTLLDVLAGRKTGGYIEGDIRIGGYPKVQETFVRILGYCEQVDIHSPQLTVEESVTYSAWLRLPSQVDEKTRSEFVAEVLKTVELDEIKDVLVGTPQTTGISMEQRKRLTIAVELVSNPSVILIDEPTTGLDARSAAIVIRAVKSISETGRTVVCTIHQPSTEIFEAFDELILMKSGGKIIYNGPIGEQSCKVIEYFEKFSGVPKIKNNCNPATWMLDITSTSMEVQLSIDFATMYKESSLRRDMEELVEKLSSPLPNSENLCFANRFPQNSWIQLKACLWKQNITYWRSPRYNLMRIVMAIILALFVGVLFWKHAEILNNEQDLLNVFGAMYTGVINVGAFNELLVIPFSTVERTVMYREKFAGMYSSWSYSFSQAAIEIPYVFIQVLLYTLIIYPSIGYYWTAHKLLWFFYTTFCSVLSYVYIGLLLVSLTPNVEVATILASLFNNVQSLFSGFVLPAPRIPKWWFWLYYLTPTSWVLNALLTSQYGNIEKEVEAFGETKAISVFLKDYFGFHQDKLSLVAVVLIAFPFAIVILFSLSIEKFNFQKR, encoded by the exons GGCCTTGTAAAGTTGCTGGGTTTAAAGGCAGAAAGAGCATCAATCAACATTCTTGAAGATGTGAGTGGAATCATAAAACCCTGCAG ATTGACTCTTCTACTGGGACCTCCAGGATGTGGCAAAAGCACTCTGTTGCGAGCTCTCGCCGGAAAACTAGATAAATCTCTAAAG GTAACAGGAGACATTTCTTACAATGGTTACCAACTCGATGAATTTGTACCTGAGAAAACAGCTGCTTATATCAGTCAATATGATTTGCACATACCTGATATGACAGTGAGGGAAATTTTAGACTTCTCAGCTCGATGTCAAGGTGTGGGTAGAAGACCAG AAATACTCGAGGAGGTGAGCGTAAGGGAGAGTGCAGCTGGGATCATACCTGATGCGGAcatagatctatacatgaag GCAATAGCAGTTGAATCTTCAGAAAGAAGCCTACAAACAGACTACATATTGAAG ATCATGGGGCTAGAGATATGCGCAGACACTATTGTTGGGGATGAAATGAGAAGAGGAATTTCAGGAGGGCAGAAGAAAAGATTAACCACAG CTGAGTTGATTGTGGGCCCAGCAAAAGCTTACTTTATGGATGAAATATCAAATGGTCTGGATAGTTCTACTACTTTCCAAATAATCAGTTGTTTCCGGCAACTGGCCAACATTAGCGAATATACGTTGGTTGTTTCACTTCTTCAACCAACACCTGAGGTATTTGATCTTTTTGATGACCTGATATTAATGGCGAAAGGGAGGATTATCTACCATGGCCCGCGAAATGAAGCACTCAGTTTTTTTGAGGAGTGTGGGTTCAAATGCCCAGAAAGAAAGGGGGTAGCTGACTTTCTCCAAGAG ATTTTGTCCTGGAAGGACCAGCAACAGTACTGGTCTGGTCCAAATGAATCTTACATATACATTTCACCTGATGAATTATCAAGCATGTTCAAAGAAAATCAcattggaagaaaagtagaagaaCCATGTATTCCACAGAAAAGCAAGTTCGGCAAGGAAGCTTTAGCACTCAATAAGTACTCATTACAAAAACTGGAAATGTTCAAAGCTTGTGGAGCAAGGGAAGCACTCCTAATGAAAAGGAGTATGTTTATTTATGTCTTCAAAACAGGACAG CTTGCTGTTGTTGCACTCATGACAATGTTTATGTTCTACCGAACTCGCATGACAACAGACTTAACTCATGCGAATTATTATATGGGAGCATTATATTATTCCCTCTTCATGATTATGCTAAATGGTATACCAGAGATGAGCATGCAAATTGCGAGACTACCAAGTTTTAATAAGCAAAAGAGCTACAATTTCTATCCTTCATGGGCATATGCTATACCAGCTTCAATCATAAAGGTCCCTGTTTCCGTTTTAAATTCACTTGTATGGATATGCATCACATATTATGGTATTGGTTATACATCAACTGTCTCAAG GTTCTTCTGCCAGTTGCTGATACTTTGTCTTTTCCATCAATCAGTAACTTCACTCTATCGATTTATGGCTTCATACTTCCAGAGACCTATTACATCTTTCTTCTATGTTTTTCTTGTCGTATTTCTATTGCTCGTGTTTGGAGGCTTCATTCTTCCCAAAT CCTCAATGCCAGGATGGTTAAACTGGGGATTTTGGGTTTCTCCATTGGCATATGCACAAATCAGCATAGCTATTAATGAATTCCTATCGCCGAGATGGCAAAAG GAAACTATACAAAACATCACAATTGGGAACGAAGCCCTGATTAATCATGGGCAATATTACAGTTGGTACTTCTATTGGATATCTGTTGGAGCACTGttaggatgtattattttatttaaTACTGCTTTTGGATTGGCACTAACTTACATAACAC CTATAGAAGCAAGTCATGGAAGCACTCCTAGAAAGAGCTTATATCAACGGCAGGAAAAAGATCTTGTCCAAAAAGAATTTGACGATCATTCAAATACTCCCAAGGAAG CAAAGATGGCTATACCTGTTACGCAACTTGCAATCACATTCTGTGATCTGAACTATCATGTTGATACCCCACCG GAAATGCTGAAACAAGGCTATCCAGGAAGAAGACTTCAACTACTTGAAAGCCTGACAGGTGCATTACGTCCTGGTGTACTTTCTGCATTAATGGGTGTCAGTGGAGCCGGGAAGACAACTCTGCTAGATGTATTAGCAGGAAGGAAAACAGGAGGTTATATCGAAGGGGACATAAGAATAGGTGGATATCCCAAGGTGCAAGAAACGTTTGTTAGAATCTTGGGTTACTGCGAGCAAGTCGACATACATTCGCCACAGCTTACAGTTGAAGAGTCGGTTACTTATTCTGCTTGGCTTCGTCTGCCTTCTCAGGTTGATGAGAAAACAAGATCG GAATTTGTTGCTGAAGTTCTTAAAACTGTTGAACTAGATGAAATAAAAGATGTCTTAGTTGGGACGCCACAGACAACTGGAATATCCATGGAGCAGCGAAAGAGGCTAACTATTGCAGTCGAGCTTGTGTCAAATCCATCAGTCATACTAATTGATGAACCAACAACAGGATTAGATGCAAGGTCAGCAGCAATTGTTATTCGTGCTGTTAAAAGTATTTCTGAAACAGGAAGGACAGTAGTATGTACTATCCATCAGCCTAGCACTGAAATTTTCGAGGCATTTGATGAG CTCATATTAATGAAAAGTGGTGGGAAAATAATCTACAATGGACCAATAGGAGAGCAGTCCTGCAAAGTGATTGAATATTTTGAG AAATTTTCTGGTgtccccaaaataaagaacaactGCAACCCGGCCACTTGGATGTTGGACATAACATCGACATCAATGGAGGTTCAACTTAGTATAGACTTTGCGACTATGTATAAAGAATCATCATTGCGGAG AGACATGgaagagcttgttgagaagctaagTAGCCCATTACCAAATTCAGAAAATCTATGTTTCGCCAATCGTTTCCCACAGAATAGCTGGATCCAACTTAAAGCTTGTTTGTGGAAACAAAACATAACATACTGGAGAAGTCCTCGATATAACTTGATGCGTATAGTGATGGCAATAATATTAGCCCTGTTCGTCGGAGTATTGTTCTGGAAGCACGCAGAAATATT GAACAACGAGCAGGATCTATTGAATGTATTTGGTGCCATGTATACGGGTGTCATAAACGTAGGTGCTTTTAATGAGTTGTTAGTCATACCATTCAGTACAGTGGAGCGCACTGTAATGTATCGCGAGAAATTTGCAGGAATGTActcctcttggtcatattcattcTCACAG GCTGCCATTGAGATACCCTATGTATTTATCCAAGTGCTACTGTATACGTTGATAATTTATCCATCAATTGGTTATTATTGGACAGCACACAAACTCCTATGGTTCTTCTACACCACATTCTGTTCAGTTCTCTCCTATGTTTACATTGGCTTGCTTCTTGTTTCACTAACCCCCAATGTTGAAGTTGCGACTATACTGGCATCATTATTCAACAACGTGCAATCACTGTTCTCAGGTTTTGTTTTACCTGCACCT CGAATCCCGAAGTGGTGGTTTTGGCTTTACTATCTCACCCCTACGTCTTGGGTACTCAATGCTCTCTTGACATCCCAGTACGGGAACATAGAGAAAGAGGTCGAAGCATTCGGAGAAACTAAAGCGATTTCGGTCTTCTTGAAGGACTATTTCGGGTTTCATCAAGACAAGTTGAGCCTAGTAGCTGTTGTTCTCATTGCCTTTCCCTTTGCGatcgtaattctgttttctttgtCAATTGAGAAATTCAATTTTCAAAAGAGGTAA
- the LOC127294636 gene encoding ABC transporter G family member 50 isoform X1, with the protein MDDIGREATSSSQHPDLPSSVNDEHSDEFELELPVKQHQDSAADTDHVPENMFLYSSKLGALKRRQFFDNMLKNVQDDHHRFLHRQKERVERVDVKLPAIEVRYNNLYVEAECRITNGIHLPTLWNSTKGVYSGLVKLLGLKAERASINILEDVSGIIKPCRLTLLLGPPGCGKSTLLRALAGKLDKSLKVTGDISYNGYQLDEFVPEKTAAYISQYDLHIPDMTVREILDFSARCQGVGRRPEILEEVSVRESAAGIIPDADIDLYMKAIAVESSERSLQTDYILKIMGLEICADTIVGDEMRRGISGGQKKRLTTAELIVGPAKAYFMDEISNGLDSSTTFQIISCFRQLANISEYTLVVSLLQPTPEVFDLFDDLILMAKGRIIYHGPRNEALSFFEECGFKCPERKGVADFLQEILSWKDQQQYWSGPNESYIYISPDELSSMFKENHIGRKVEEPCIPQKSKFGKEALALNKYSLQKLEMFKACGAREALLMKRSMFIYVFKTGQLAVVALMTMFMFYRTRMTTDLTHANYYMGALYYSLFMIMLNGIPEMSMQIARLPSFNKQKSYNFYPSWAYAIPASIIKVPVSVLNSLVWICITYYGIGYTSTVSRFFCQLLILCLFHQSVTSLYRFMASYFQRPITSFFYVFLVVFLLLVFGGFILPKSSMPGWLNWGFWVSPLAYAQISIAINEFLSPRWQKETIQNITIGNEALINHGQYYSWYFYWISVGALLGCIILFNTAFGLALTYITPIEASHGSTPRKSLYQRQEKDLVQKEFDDHSNTPKEAKMAIPVTQLAITFCDLNYHVDTPPEMLKQGYPGRRLQLLESLTGALRPGVLSALMGVSGAGKTTLLDVLAGRKTGGYIEGDIRIGGYPKVQETFVRILGYCEQVDIHSPQLTVEESVTYSAWLRLPSQVDEKTRSEFVAEVLKTVELDEIKDVLVGTPQTTGISMEQRKRLTIAVELVSNPSVILIDEPTTGLDARSAAIVIRAVKSISETGRTVVCTIHQPSTEIFEAFDELILMKSGGKIIYNGPIGEQSCKVIEYFEKFSGVPKIKNNCNPATWMLDITSTSMEVQLSIDFATMYKESSLRRDMEELVEKLSSPLPNSENLCFANRFPQNSWIQLKACLWKQNITYWRSPRYNLMRIVMAIILALFVGVLFWKHAEILNNEQDLLNVFGAMYTGVINVGAFNELLVIPFSTVERTVMYREKFAGMYSSWSYSFSQAAIEIPYVFIQVLLYTLIIYPSIGYYWTAHKLLWFFYTTFCSVLSYVYIGLLLVSLTPNVEVATILASLFNNVQSLFSGFVLPAPRIPKWWFWLYYLTPTSWVLNALLTSQYGNIEKEVEAFGETKAISVFLKDYFGFHQDKLSLVAVVLIAFPFAIVILFSLSIEKFNFQKR; encoded by the exons GGCCTTGTAAAGTTGCTGGGTTTAAAGGCAGAAAGAGCATCAATCAACATTCTTGAAGATGTGAGTGGAATCATAAAACCCTGCAG ATTGACTCTTCTACTGGGACCTCCAGGATGTGGCAAAAGCACTCTGTTGCGAGCTCTCGCCGGAAAACTAGATAAATCTCTAAAG GTAACAGGAGACATTTCTTACAATGGTTACCAACTCGATGAATTTGTACCTGAGAAAACAGCTGCTTATATCAGTCAATATGATTTGCACATACCTGATATGACAGTGAGGGAAATTTTAGACTTCTCAGCTCGATGTCAAGGTGTGGGTAGAAGACCAG AAATACTCGAGGAGGTGAGCGTAAGGGAGAGTGCAGCTGGGATCATACCTGATGCGGAcatagatctatacatgaag GCAATAGCAGTTGAATCTTCAGAAAGAAGCCTACAAACAGACTACATATTGAAG ATCATGGGGCTAGAGATATGCGCAGACACTATTGTTGGGGATGAAATGAGAAGAGGAATTTCAGGAGGGCAGAAGAAAAGATTAACCACAG CTGAGTTGATTGTGGGCCCAGCAAAAGCTTACTTTATGGATGAAATATCAAATGGTCTGGATAGTTCTACTACTTTCCAAATAATCAGTTGTTTCCGGCAACTGGCCAACATTAGCGAATATACGTTGGTTGTTTCACTTCTTCAACCAACACCTGAGGTATTTGATCTTTTTGATGACCTGATATTAATGGCGAAAGGGAGGATTATCTACCATGGCCCGCGAAATGAAGCACTCAGTTTTTTTGAGGAGTGTGGGTTCAAATGCCCAGAAAGAAAGGGGGTAGCTGACTTTCTCCAAGAG ATTTTGTCCTGGAAGGACCAGCAACAGTACTGGTCTGGTCCAAATGAATCTTACATATACATTTCACCTGATGAATTATCAAGCATGTTCAAAGAAAATCAcattggaagaaaagtagaagaaCCATGTATTCCACAGAAAAGCAAGTTCGGCAAGGAAGCTTTAGCACTCAATAAGTACTCATTACAAAAACTGGAAATGTTCAAAGCTTGTGGAGCAAGGGAAGCACTCCTAATGAAAAGGAGTATGTTTATTTATGTCTTCAAAACAGGACAG CTTGCTGTTGTTGCACTCATGACAATGTTTATGTTCTACCGAACTCGCATGACAACAGACTTAACTCATGCGAATTATTATATGGGAGCATTATATTATTCCCTCTTCATGATTATGCTAAATGGTATACCAGAGATGAGCATGCAAATTGCGAGACTACCAAGTTTTAATAAGCAAAAGAGCTACAATTTCTATCCTTCATGGGCATATGCTATACCAGCTTCAATCATAAAGGTCCCTGTTTCCGTTTTAAATTCACTTGTATGGATATGCATCACATATTATGGTATTGGTTATACATCAACTGTCTCAAG GTTCTTCTGCCAGTTGCTGATACTTTGTCTTTTCCATCAATCAGTAACTTCACTCTATCGATTTATGGCTTCATACTTCCAGAGACCTATTACATCTTTCTTCTATGTTTTTCTTGTCGTATTTCTATTGCTCGTGTTTGGAGGCTTCATTCTTCCCAAAT CCTCAATGCCAGGATGGTTAAACTGGGGATTTTGGGTTTCTCCATTGGCATATGCACAAATCAGCATAGCTATTAATGAATTCCTATCGCCGAGATGGCAAAAG GAAACTATACAAAACATCACAATTGGGAACGAAGCCCTGATTAATCATGGGCAATATTACAGTTGGTACTTCTATTGGATATCTGTTGGAGCACTGttaggatgtattattttatttaaTACTGCTTTTGGATTGGCACTAACTTACATAACAC CTATAGAAGCAAGTCATGGAAGCACTCCTAGAAAGAGCTTATATCAACGGCAGGAAAAAGATCTTGTCCAAAAAGAATTTGACGATCATTCAAATACTCCCAAGGAAG CAAAGATGGCTATACCTGTTACGCAACTTGCAATCACATTCTGTGATCTGAACTATCATGTTGATACCCCACCG GAAATGCTGAAACAAGGCTATCCAGGAAGAAGACTTCAACTACTTGAAAGCCTGACAGGTGCATTACGTCCTGGTGTACTTTCTGCATTAATGGGTGTCAGTGGAGCCGGGAAGACAACTCTGCTAGATGTATTAGCAGGAAGGAAAACAGGAGGTTATATCGAAGGGGACATAAGAATAGGTGGATATCCCAAGGTGCAAGAAACGTTTGTTAGAATCTTGGGTTACTGCGAGCAAGTCGACATACATTCGCCACAGCTTACAGTTGAAGAGTCGGTTACTTATTCTGCTTGGCTTCGTCTGCCTTCTCAGGTTGATGAGAAAACAAGATCG GAATTTGTTGCTGAAGTTCTTAAAACTGTTGAACTAGATGAAATAAAAGATGTCTTAGTTGGGACGCCACAGACAACTGGAATATCCATGGAGCAGCGAAAGAGGCTAACTATTGCAGTCGAGCTTGTGTCAAATCCATCAGTCATACTAATTGATGAACCAACAACAGGATTAGATGCAAGGTCAGCAGCAATTGTTATTCGTGCTGTTAAAAGTATTTCTGAAACAGGAAGGACAGTAGTATGTACTATCCATCAGCCTAGCACTGAAATTTTCGAGGCATTTGATGAG CTCATATTAATGAAAAGTGGTGGGAAAATAATCTACAATGGACCAATAGGAGAGCAGTCCTGCAAAGTGATTGAATATTTTGAG AAATTTTCTGGTgtccccaaaataaagaacaactGCAACCCGGCCACTTGGATGTTGGACATAACATCGACATCAATGGAGGTTCAACTTAGTATAGACTTTGCGACTATGTATAAAGAATCATCATTGCGGAG AGACATGgaagagcttgttgagaagctaagTAGCCCATTACCAAATTCAGAAAATCTATGTTTCGCCAATCGTTTCCCACAGAATAGCTGGATCCAACTTAAAGCTTGTTTGTGGAAACAAAACATAACATACTGGAGAAGTCCTCGATATAACTTGATGCGTATAGTGATGGCAATAATATTAGCCCTGTTCGTCGGAGTATTGTTCTGGAAGCACGCAGAAATATT GAACAACGAGCAGGATCTATTGAATGTATTTGGTGCCATGTATACGGGTGTCATAAACGTAGGTGCTTTTAATGAGTTGTTAGTCATACCATTCAGTACAGTGGAGCGCACTGTAATGTATCGCGAGAAATTTGCAGGAATGTActcctcttggtcatattcattcTCACAG GCTGCCATTGAGATACCCTATGTATTTATCCAAGTGCTACTGTATACGTTGATAATTTATCCATCAATTGGTTATTATTGGACAGCACACAAACTCCTATGGTTCTTCTACACCACATTCTGTTCAGTTCTCTCCTATGTTTACATTGGCTTGCTTCTTGTTTCACTAACCCCCAATGTTGAAGTTGCGACTATACTGGCATCATTATTCAACAACGTGCAATCACTGTTCTCAGGTTTTGTTTTACCTGCACCT CGAATCCCGAAGTGGTGGTTTTGGCTTTACTATCTCACCCCTACGTCTTGGGTACTCAATGCTCTCTTGACATCCCAGTACGGGAACATAGAGAAAGAGGTCGAAGCATTCGGAGAAACTAAAGCGATTTCGGTCTTCTTGAAGGACTATTTCGGGTTTCATCAAGACAAGTTGAGCCTAGTAGCTGTTGTTCTCATTGCCTTTCCCTTTGCGatcgtaattctgttttctttgtCAATTGAGAAATTCAATTTTCAAAAGAGGTAA